In the Methanobacterium formicicum genome, one interval contains:
- a CDS encoding TIGR00267 family protein has product MNIREFISEYFKMSRYVALGTMDGILAVMGVTLTASGVSAASGIELSNFAVGLTGLSTGVALAMSNSYGSFIGERAEEVRTLRELEQKMMLEEGKLDDTHIHQQAKRRIYMSMFTHGFSSFIGSFVPVLPFLLISDRITAIICTLILCFTALIILGVYLGKVSRESLLRTSVEIVLIGILISVVCYLIGGGHG; this is encoded by the coding sequence ATGAATATCCGCGAATTCATAAGTGAATACTTTAAGATGAGCCGTTACGTGGCTCTGGGAACCATGGATGGAATATTGGCCGTCATGGGAGTGACCCTCACTGCTAGTGGGGTGTCAGCAGCCAGTGGAATAGAACTATCCAACTTTGCCGTAGGACTGACTGGTCTTTCCACTGGTGTGGCTCTGGCTATGTCCAATTCATACGGGTCTTTCATTGGTGAACGGGCCGAAGAAGTCCGGACCCTCCGGGAACTGGAGCAGAAGATGATGCTGGAAGAGGGTAAACTGGATGATACCCACATTCACCAGCAGGCCAAAAGGCGTATCTACATGAGCATGTTCACCCATGGATTCAGCAGCTTCATCGGTTCATTCGTACCAGTCCTACCATTCCTGCTAATTTCTGACCGGATAACTGCCATAATATGCACACTAATACTCTGCTTTACCGCACTGATCATATTGGGTGTGTATCTGGGAAAGGTATCCCGGGAAAGTTTACTCAGAACCAGTGTGGAAATCGTGCTCATTGGAATCTTAATCAGCGTGGTCTGTTACCTCATTGGCGGAGGGCACGGATAA
- the hmgA gene encoding hydroxymethylglutaryl-CoA reductase (NADPH), which yields MANKEEIIEKLIKGEIKLHQIESYTGNVQEAIEVRRGFAEQVAGSSLTHLSQYSLDLPEALKRNIENPIGTVQIPVGLAGPLHLNGKYAQGTYYVPLATSEGALVASINRGCSVTREVGGANVRIIDDKMTRAPVIQTESVTEALKIKEWIERHFIELKEAAESTTRHGRLLKIDPVIVVGRYVYPRFTFTTGDSMGMNMVTIATDKAMDILTRETGAHVLALSSNLCVDKKPSVLNLIEGRGKTVTADIIIPREIVEKKLKTTPESIMEVNIAKNLIGSAIAGSIGFNAQYANMIAALFLATGQDAAHVVEGSLGITTAEVKDGDLYFSVTLPDLPLATIGGGTRLETAQDCLNILGVAGSGKVNKFAEIVGGTVLAGELSLMGALAAGHLARAHKELGRG from the coding sequence ATGGCAAATAAAGAAGAAATCATAGAAAAACTTATTAAGGGAGAGATAAAACTCCATCAAATTGAAAGTTACACTGGTAATGTCCAGGAGGCAATTGAAGTAAGAAGGGGGTTTGCGGAACAGGTAGCAGGTTCCAGTCTAACTCATCTTTCCCAGTACTCCCTGGATCTGCCTGAGGCCCTGAAAAGGAATATTGAAAACCCCATAGGAACCGTTCAAATACCAGTAGGACTGGCCGGACCGTTACACCTCAACGGGAAATATGCCCAGGGTACTTATTACGTTCCTCTGGCCACATCGGAAGGTGCACTGGTGGCTTCCATTAACCGGGGGTGTTCTGTCACCCGGGAAGTGGGTGGTGCCAATGTACGTATAATCGATGATAAAATGACCAGAGCCCCAGTTATACAGACAGAATCTGTCACTGAAGCCCTTAAAATAAAAGAGTGGATTGAAAGACATTTTATAGAACTTAAAGAAGCAGCGGAAAGTACAACCCGTCACGGACGTCTTTTAAAAATCGACCCAGTAATAGTGGTGGGACGTTACGTTTATCCCCGTTTCACTTTCACCACCGGTGACAGTATGGGTATGAACATGGTAACCATTGCCACGGACAAGGCCATGGATATTTTAACCAGGGAAACTGGAGCCCATGTACTGGCTTTAAGCAGTAATCTCTGTGTGGATAAAAAACCATCAGTCTTGAACCTCATAGAAGGACGGGGAAAAACTGTGACTGCTGATATTATTATTCCCCGGGAAATTGTGGAAAAGAAACTTAAAACCACACCGGAATCTATTATGGAAGTTAACATAGCTAAAAACCTCATAGGCTCAGCTATAGCCGGTAGTATAGGTTTCAATGCCCAGTACGCCAATATGATCGCTGCTCTGTTCCTGGCTACCGGTCAGGACGCCGCCCACGTGGTGGAGGGCAGCCTGGGAATAACCACGGCCGAGGTTAAAGATGGTGATCTGTACTTTTCAGTGACCCTACCGGACCTGCCCCTGGCCACAATAGGTGGTGGAACCCGACTGGAGACTGCACAGGATTGTTTGAACATTTTAGGCGTGGCGGGATCTGGTAAGGTGAACAAGTTCGCTGAAATCGTTGGCGGAACTGTCCTGGCAGGGGAACTATCCCTGATGGGTGCACTGGCTGCCGGGCATCTGGCACGAGCCCATAAAGAGTTGGGTAGGGGATAA